The following coding sequences lie in one Halomonas sp. 'Soap Lake #6' genomic window:
- a CDS encoding OmpA/MotB family protein, translated as MRFLKKSPSNVDEENPYWMSFSDVMSALLIIFILASVVLIIQLMEIQEELRKQQQEFNQEIQELRQAEQVRRTILHEAADLLQQRGIRVTVSENDTVLSIPNDILGFGTGAHEIGTAYQGTAVEIGRVLSDVISKDNRVDYLDTIFVEGHTDNRPLNGFMGKGNWGLSAFRAISLWQLWDELLPEQFSLDDLENKDNQPLFSVSGYGPTRPATSRQDTEEELSQNRRIDIRFTIRRPSSAEYRRVSENLEEAIR; from the coding sequence ATGCGCTTTTTGAAAAAGAGTCCCTCTAATGTGGATGAGGAAAATCCCTATTGGATGTCCTTTTCCGATGTAATGTCTGCGCTGCTGATCATATTCATCCTAGCGTCGGTTGTGCTAATTATCCAATTGATGGAAATTCAAGAAGAATTGAGAAAGCAGCAACAGGAATTCAATCAGGAAATACAGGAGTTGCGGCAAGCAGAGCAGGTGCGTAGAACTATCCTGCATGAGGCAGCTGATTTGTTGCAACAACGTGGCATACGCGTCACGGTAAGTGAAAATGACACCGTTCTGAGTATTCCTAACGATATTCTGGGGTTTGGTACCGGTGCGCATGAGATTGGGACAGCCTATCAGGGCACAGCTGTAGAGATTGGCAGGGTGCTTAGTGATGTCATAAGTAAGGATAATCGAGTCGATTACCTGGATACGATTTTTGTTGAGGGCCACACAGATAACCGCCCACTGAACGGCTTTATGGGCAAGGGAAACTGGGGGCTGTCGGCTTTTCGAGCCATCTCGCTCTGGCAGCTATGGGATGAGCTGCTGCCCGAGCAATTCTCTTTGGATGACCTAGAGAATAAAGATAATCAGCCGCTGTTCTCAGTCAGTGGCTATGGGCCAACCCGGCCGGCTACCAGTCGACAGGATACAGAAGAGGAGCTAAGCCAGAACCGACGAATCGATATCCGCTTTACCATCAGGCGGCCGAGCAGTGCAGAGTACCGTAGGGTCAGTGAGAACCTTGAGGAAGCTATACGATGA
- the zorA gene encoding anti-phage ZorAB system protein ZorA: MFDLISHLWPQFALVLTPGLEMEEIAVWIWLLMIVIMAISVMSVIRHRWHFSRRLKRVQQLIQGQDRDSLAHNRLATLQKALEQDTIITGPLWREFDESLVYSADKSRLFNTLEAEHFFNNYTLAYGLTSSRLLAAAPAFLTAIGVLGTFLGLTLGLKGLQINAGDVETLKDGISVMINGAAVAFMTSIWGVALSLLLNLFEKLVERGALAKIRDLQQRIDFLYPRLPAEHSLVQIAAATDESKEALQELHERIGDRLQETVSGMSDSMQQAFTDAINTVMAPAIQSLVNNTNQQSTDVLEKLVSGFMDGMKTAGSEQGHLMKNAAEEVQQAVSGMADRMEVLFKQLDEQQNRSREQTEGTSREFAQLLEQQGADAAQRQQQMELRFNQLMEQMEHKVSAQFDKAAEDERNRAANQEQLQTQMVAGFQSQLEHFNNASNGQIQAISEASAKQQSEMGQAFESALDGLQTLISSHTAAASERESVIESRFNSQLERLAAEQQQLLSAVTQSVQQTQQQMVELTTQHQQLMTELGEVSRSVEVSSQHMNNSSTQLGLLSANLKQAADVLDVRLQTVTEALAGASDQNHELAEQVSLQSDTLRQLQSELITATQHFEKAAVAAEQGFEVFAKHQQRFLDGINTEFQGLGQALKEQVGGIEQQADEWLRSYSTEVRTQVGERMELWNKNTLEFSDQMRRTVSAISGVVDDLEQKV; encoded by the coding sequence ATGTTCGACTTGATCAGTCATTTGTGGCCACAGTTCGCGTTGGTACTCACGCCAGGTCTGGAAATGGAGGAAATTGCAGTCTGGATCTGGTTGCTTATGATAGTAATCATGGCCATATCAGTGATGTCTGTAATCCGCCATCGTTGGCATTTCTCTCGGCGCTTGAAAAGGGTGCAGCAGCTTATCCAAGGACAGGATCGTGACAGTCTGGCTCATAACCGTTTGGCAACGCTGCAAAAGGCGCTGGAGCAGGACACTATAATCACTGGACCATTGTGGCGGGAGTTTGATGAAAGCCTGGTGTATTCAGCAGACAAATCTCGACTTTTTAATACGCTGGAAGCTGAGCATTTCTTCAATAATTACACCTTGGCCTATGGTCTGACTTCCAGCCGCTTGCTTGCGGCTGCGCCAGCCTTCCTAACAGCTATCGGGGTGTTAGGCACCTTCCTTGGGCTGACACTCGGATTGAAGGGCTTGCAGATTAATGCCGGAGATGTCGAAACGCTTAAAGATGGCATTTCAGTGATGATCAACGGAGCTGCTGTTGCCTTCATGACCTCGATTTGGGGTGTGGCCCTCAGCTTATTGCTTAACCTGTTTGAGAAGCTGGTAGAACGGGGTGCACTGGCAAAAATCCGTGACCTGCAGCAACGTATCGACTTTCTGTACCCACGATTACCAGCGGAGCATTCACTGGTTCAAATTGCAGCTGCCACCGATGAAAGCAAGGAAGCCCTGCAGGAACTGCATGAACGTATCGGCGATCGTTTACAGGAAACTGTATCTGGCATGAGTGACTCCATGCAGCAAGCCTTTACGGATGCGATCAATACCGTGATGGCACCCGCTATTCAGTCCTTGGTGAATAATACCAATCAGCAGTCTACGGATGTACTGGAGAAGTTGGTGTCCGGTTTTATGGATGGTATGAAAACGGCAGGTTCAGAGCAGGGTCATCTAATGAAGAATGCTGCTGAAGAAGTCCAACAGGCTGTATCAGGTATGGCCGACCGGATGGAGGTTTTGTTCAAGCAACTTGACGAGCAGCAGAATAGGTCAAGGGAGCAGACCGAAGGTACCTCAAGAGAGTTTGCACAACTTCTCGAACAGCAGGGCGCAGATGCTGCACAGCGTCAGCAGCAGATGGAGCTACGTTTCAATCAGTTAATGGAGCAGATGGAACACAAAGTCAGTGCACAGTTTGACAAGGCGGCTGAGGATGAGCGCAACCGGGCTGCTAACCAAGAGCAATTACAAACGCAGATGGTGGCTGGATTTCAGAGCCAGCTTGAGCACTTCAATAACGCATCGAACGGCCAGATTCAGGCTATTAGCGAAGCCTCGGCTAAACAGCAGAGTGAAATGGGCCAGGCTTTTGAATCAGCACTGGATGGGCTACAGACACTTATAAGCAGTCATACTGCGGCAGCCAGTGAACGGGAAAGTGTTATCGAGTCTCGTTTCAATAGCCAGCTCGAACGGCTTGCGGCAGAACAGCAGCAGTTACTATCTGCCGTGACTCAGAGTGTCCAGCAGACTCAACAGCAAATGGTTGAACTGACCACACAGCACCAGCAGCTAATGACTGAATTGGGTGAGGTCAGCCGTTCGGTTGAGGTCAGCAGTCAGCATATGAACAACAGCTCTACTCAGTTGGGTTTGCTGTCAGCTAACCTTAAGCAGGCAGCGGACGTATTGGATGTACGCTTGCAGACTGTAACTGAAGCACTAGCGGGAGCATCTGATCAGAACCACGAGCTGGCCGAACAGGTGAGCCTGCAGTCGGATACGCTCAGGCAGTTACAGTCAGAACTGATAACGGCGACACAGCATTTCGAGAAGGCTGCAGTGGCTGCTGAACAAGGTTTTGAGGTGTTTGCCAAGCATCAACAGCGGTTCTTGGACGGCATCAATACTGAGTTTCAAGGGCTTGGCCAGGCGCTCAAGGAGCAGGTCGGCGGGATCGAGCAGCAGGCTGATGAGTGGCTGCGCAGCTACTCCACGGAGGTGCGTACTCAGGTTGGCGAGAGGATGGAACTCTGGAACAAGAATACGCTGGAGTTTTCTGATCAGATGCGGCGTACGGTGAGTGCGATCAGTGGGGTAGTGGATGATCTGGAGCAGAAAGTCTGA